CTTCTGGCGAAGGTCCGGGCCAAGGGGCCAGATGACCAGAAGATCCGTCCGCCGCCGGCCCAGGGCATACTCCCGCTCGATGCGGCCGCCGCCGTTGGCCACCCGCTGGAGATAGGCCTGGAGCAGCAGCTGCGGCCCCGCCTCCCGGTACGAATAGCCGGCCAGCCACGCCTCGGCATTCTCCCGGTAGAACTCCTGGAACCCGGCCAGAAGCTTCCCCACCTCCAGCCGGCCGTCTGCCCCGATGTACCACGCCGGGTTCACCTGGGCCTGCAGATTCATGGCGGTGATGGCGGTGACCTCCCGGGGCAGCACCTCCCGGTAGATGGGGTTTGCCACCCCGTAGCCATCCGGGTTGCGGACAATGAGCCCCAGGTCGATGACATACTCCACGTCGTCCCAGGGCACGCTGTCCGGAACCAGGCTGCCGGCTAAAATCGGCTCCACCACCCGCCGCACCCGCTCCTCCCGCAGCTTGTCCGCCAGCTGATCGAGATGGGTCTCCCGCCGGCTGATGAGATTCTCCTTGGCCG
This sequence is a window from Thermodesulfobacteriota bacterium. Protein-coding genes within it:
- a CDS encoding ATP-binding protein → AKENLISRRETHLDQLADKLREERVRRVVEPILAGSLVPDSVPWDDVEYVIDLGLIVRNPDGYGVANPIYREVLPREVTAITAMNLQAQVNPAWYIGADGRLEVGKLLAGFQEFYRENAEAWLAGYSYREAGPQLLLQAYLQRVANGGGRIEREYALGRRRTDLLVIWPLGPDLRQKAVIELKVLHKGLEETVRQGLAQTWDYADRSGVDEAHLVVFDRRPERPWSEKIFCRQESFQGRVITVWGM